One window from the genome of Pseudomonas fluorescens encodes:
- a CDS encoding SDR family oxidoreductase, with the protein MIAITGASGQLGRLVIQSLLERVPAEQIVALVRDPGKVQDLAARGVVVRTADYNQPATLTAALKGVDKLLLISSNELGNRVAQHRAVIDAAKAAGVTLLAYTSVLHADTSTLGLAAEHRDTEAALKASGVPHVLLRNGWYSENYLANVPSAVEHGVLLGSAGEGRISSAPRADYAQAAAVVLTTEGQAGKVYELAGDSSYTLTELAALISQKTGKPVVYQNLPQAEFEAVLISVGLPAGLAALLADSDAAAAKGALFDESGGLGRLIGRGTVSVGESLG; encoded by the coding sequence ATGATCGCCATCACCGGAGCCTCCGGCCAACTGGGCCGTCTCGTTATCCAATCCCTGCTTGAACGCGTGCCAGCCGAGCAAATCGTCGCCCTGGTCAGAGACCCCGGCAAAGTCCAGGACCTGGCCGCCCGGGGCGTGGTGGTACGCACCGCCGACTACAACCAACCGGCCACATTGACTGCCGCGCTCAAAGGCGTCGATAAACTGCTGTTGATCTCCTCCAATGAACTGGGCAACCGCGTCGCCCAACACCGCGCCGTGATCGATGCCGCCAAGGCCGCAGGTGTCACGCTCCTGGCCTACACCAGCGTCCTGCACGCCGACACCTCCACCTTGGGCTTGGCCGCTGAACATCGCGATACCGAAGCCGCCTTGAAAGCCTCGGGCGTGCCCCACGTATTGCTGCGCAACGGCTGGTACAGCGAAAACTACCTGGCGAACGTACCGAGCGCCGTGGAACATGGCGTCCTGCTCGGCAGCGCCGGCGAGGGCCGAATCAGCTCCGCGCCCCGTGCCGACTACGCCCAAGCGGCAGCGGTGGTGCTGACCACTGAAGGGCAGGCGGGCAAAGTCTATGAACTGGCGGGGGATAGCAGCTACACCTTGACCGAGCTGGCTGCGTTGATCAGCCAGAAAACCGGCAAGCCAGTGGTTTATCAGAACCTGCCGCAGGCTGAGTTTGAGGCGGTGTTGATCAGTGTGGGGTTACCAGCGGGGTTGGCGGCGTTGCTGGCGGATTCTGATGCGGCGGCGGCGAAAGGGGCGTTGTTTGATGAGAGTGGGGGGTTGGGGCGGTTGATTGGGCGGGGGACTGTGTCGGTTGGGGAGTCTTTGGGTTAA
- a CDS encoding winged helix-turn-helix transcriptional regulator — protein sequence MDITTEISEPFSAAVRRGDVLSADCPSREVLKHMTSRWGVLVLVILLGGMHRFSELRRKIGGVSEKMLSQTLQELEADGLVDRKSLPVVPPHVEYRLTPLGREAAEHLEVMVNWIEEKIPQIMAVRRGRLGGEAQE from the coding sequence GTGGACATCACCACCGAAATTTCCGAGCCGTTTAGCGCCGCTGTTCGACGCGGCGATGTACTGAGCGCCGATTGCCCTTCTCGGGAGGTCCTCAAGCACATGACCAGTCGCTGGGGCGTGCTGGTGCTGGTCATTTTGCTGGGCGGGATGCACCGCTTCAGCGAGCTGCGCCGCAAGATCGGCGGGGTCAGCGAGAAGATGCTTTCGCAGACGTTGCAGGAGCTTGAGGCGGATGGGTTGGTCGACCGCAAGTCGTTACCGGTGGTGCCACCGCATGTGGAGTACCGCTTGACGCCGTTGGGTCGGGAGGCGGCTGAGCATCTTGAGGTGATGGTGAATTGGATTGAGGAGAAGATCCCGCAGATTATGGCGGTGCGGCGGGGTCGGTTGGGGGGTGAGGCGCAGGAGTGA
- a CDS encoding DMT family transporter, producing the protein MNSSKRIAPHDYAFLLLVALIWGGNFALIKVGLEQIKPFVMTFIRFSLCVFPFVFFMPRPKIPAYVLAAYGILFGGGIWGCANIAIYTGTSPGTVSLIIQLSAFITFIIGLIAFKERASNISIIALAISLSGLFLMLIKNNQGSGPLGVAICLLAAFCFSLCTFIIQKYKPKDLLPFMIWSLLFSLPILFILALYFEGADAFYSLRDAINYKVIVSLVSQSYVTTLLGYWIWNYNIRKYSGSTVAPIGLLVPFFAIIISYLFFSYPINGTVILSIGLVFCGVILFNLRHSIEQLFNKTAIHR; encoded by the coding sequence ATGAACAGTTCTAAAAGAATTGCCCCACATGATTACGCATTTTTATTGCTAGTGGCGCTGATCTGGGGCGGGAACTTCGCCCTGATCAAAGTAGGGCTGGAACAAATCAAACCATTCGTGATGACATTCATCAGGTTTTCGCTTTGTGTCTTCCCGTTTGTATTTTTCATGCCAAGACCTAAGATTCCAGCTTATGTACTCGCCGCATATGGAATATTGTTTGGGGGCGGAATATGGGGGTGCGCCAACATTGCCATATATACAGGCACCTCCCCCGGCACGGTATCCCTCATCATTCAGCTCAGCGCATTCATTACATTTATCATTGGCCTGATTGCCTTTAAGGAAAGAGCTTCCAACATCAGTATTATCGCCCTCGCAATATCGCTCTCTGGTCTTTTCTTGATGCTTATCAAAAACAATCAGGGTTCAGGCCCGTTGGGCGTCGCTATCTGCTTGCTCGCAGCTTTCTGCTTTAGCTTGTGTACGTTCATTATTCAAAAGTACAAACCTAAAGACCTGCTGCCATTCATGATTTGGAGCTTATTATTCAGCCTTCCAATTCTATTTATTCTTGCCTTGTACTTTGAAGGGGCCGACGCATTCTATAGCCTGAGGGATGCAATAAACTACAAAGTCATAGTGTCGCTGGTCTCACAGTCTTACGTGACTACTCTGCTGGGCTACTGGATATGGAACTACAATATAAGAAAATATTCCGGATCCACCGTGGCCCCCATAGGCTTGCTGGTTCCATTTTTCGCCATAATCATTTCCTACCTGTTCTTTAGCTACCCGATAAACGGAACAGTCATTCTATCGATAGGCTTGGTTTTCTGCGGCGTCATCTTGTTCAACCTACGACATAGCATTGAGCAGTTGTTCAACAAGACCGCCATACACAGATAA
- a CDS encoding aKG-HExxH-type peptide beta-hydroxylase — translation MSILITNEEYRQDSYALLNQYKESMTYLASVFNDDYQKSDSVTKLPWKSFAFYNKCIKSLQANDAASGLHFFQEAKQNERQGSEGFRVSGFSENNRKEEIDLVVDEIREEASGKISIGFIGADVVEIEKAKLITGIELLKAQSIDLYNEAEILIDEIVLTGPGDEYHIRSASSYNLLGLVLIWADEVHSPIYYAQQVVHEAAHLRLFLKSTDDRFVLNPESELYTAPFRPDARPMLGIFHALFVLARIALAMSGLGKIAPGKLAEEALEKGRVAEKRFFATAAQIKRDGVLTPMGQQIFDECLQEITKISPFRNVYDDMLKSGF, via the coding sequence TTGAGCATCTTAATCACAAATGAAGAGTATCGCCAAGATTCCTACGCATTGCTCAATCAATACAAAGAGTCGATGACCTACTTGGCAAGCGTGTTTAATGATGACTATCAAAAATCCGACTCTGTAACCAAGCTGCCTTGGAAGTCTTTCGCATTCTACAATAAGTGCATCAAAAGCTTGCAAGCTAATGATGCAGCTTCAGGCTTACATTTTTTTCAAGAAGCCAAGCAAAACGAAAGGCAAGGATCTGAAGGATTCAGGGTTTCTGGATTCTCTGAAAACAACCGAAAAGAAGAAATTGACCTGGTTGTCGATGAAATAAGAGAAGAGGCGTCTGGTAAAATCAGCATTGGTTTCATCGGCGCTGATGTTGTCGAGATCGAGAAAGCCAAATTAATCACAGGAATAGAACTTCTTAAGGCCCAATCGATAGACCTATACAATGAGGCTGAGATCTTAATAGATGAAATAGTCTTGACGGGGCCGGGTGATGAATACCATATCAGATCGGCCAGCAGTTACAATTTATTAGGGCTGGTTTTGATATGGGCCGATGAAGTCCATAGCCCCATCTATTACGCACAACAGGTAGTCCACGAGGCCGCCCATTTAAGACTGTTTTTAAAAAGCACAGACGACAGGTTTGTCTTGAATCCAGAGAGTGAATTATACACAGCGCCATTCAGGCCTGATGCACGTCCCATGCTAGGTATATTTCACGCACTTTTCGTACTGGCTAGAATTGCACTCGCGATGTCTGGCTTGGGAAAAATAGCGCCTGGAAAACTAGCAGAGGAGGCGCTTGAGAAAGGTCGGGTGGCTGAGAAGAGATTTTTCGCGACTGCCGCTCAGATCAAGCGGGACGGGGTGTTGACGCCCATGGGACAACAGATTTTCGATGAGTGCTTGCAGGAAATCACCAAAATATCGCCTTTTCGCAATGTCTATGATGACATGCTAAAAAGTGGATTCTGA